The Haloarcula laminariae genomic sequence GTGCCGATAACCTACACCCACCAGCGCGAGCAGAAGGGGCTGGCCCACGCCCTGCTGACCGTCGAGGAGCACATCGACGACGACTTCATGCTGATGCTGGGGGACAACATCTTCCAGGCGAACCTCCCCGACGTGGTCAACCGCCAGCGGGAGGAACGCGCCGACGCCGCCTTCCTCGTCGAGGAAGTGCCGTGGGAGGAAGCGTCCCGCTACGGCGTTTGTGACACGAACAAGTACGGCGAGATAACGGAGGTCATCGAGAAGCCCGAGGACCCGCCCTCGAACCTCGTGATGACCGGCTTCTACACGTTCACTCCTGCCATTTTCCACGCCTGCCAGCTCGTCCAGCCCTCCAACCGCGACGAGTACGAGATCAGCGACGCCATCGACCTCCTGTTGCACTCGGGCCGGACCATCGACGCCATCCGCATGGACGGCTGGCGCAACGACATCGGCTACCCCGAGGACCGCGACGAGGCCGAACAGCGGCTCCGGGACGAGGCCGACGAGGCCCAGGTCGAGGCCGGCGAGCAGTCGAACGACGCCGAGGAAGACGTCGCGTCCGTCCCGTCCTCGGAGTAACCGCGTCTCTTCTCGCCCGCGGCTCCGCTCACGCCGCGGTGGCGTCCGGTACGGCCACGCGGTCCGCCACCGACCGCATCGTCTCCACGGTGAGGTCCGTCTCTGCCCGCACGCTGTCGATGTGGGCACAGACGGTCCGGAACCGGGCGAGGTCGGCCTCGGTCGTGAGCTCGCTCGGGCGAAGCCAGAGGTGACAGAGCCCCTCCCCCGCAGCGGCCGCGTCGACGCCGAGTTTGGCCCGCTTGACGGTCGGGTCGCCGACCGTCGCGGCGAGGAGCCGCTGGGTCGGCCCCGTCGAGCCGAACAGGGACAGCGAAGGGGGGACGTTCACGAGGCCGTACTCGTCTCTCTCCGGCTCGACGAGCGGCGGCGGGTCCCGAACCACCGTCGCCCGGGCGAGCCTGCGGAGCGGCGCCGGGTACGGGCTGTCCGCGGTGGCCTCGGGCCGGGCCCCCCGGTAGCAGCGAAAGCCCGCCTCGGCGAGTATCTCCCGGTGCCCCACCCGGTTGTGGGGGAAGACAAAGGAGGCCACGTCGACGCCGGCCGCCTCGGCGGCCTCGATAGCGCGGTCACACTCCGCGCGCGCGAGGGCTTCGGTCGCGTCGTCGTCGAACGCCGCGTGCGAGTAGCTGTGTATCCCGATGTCGTGGTCGAGGTCGCTCCCGACCAGGTCGTCGAGTAGCCCCGGCGCGTACCGGTACTGTTCGTCCATCGGCTCCTCGCCGCGCTCGTGGGCGAACCACCCCGGCGGCGAGGGGTGGCCGACGTGAGCGCCGGCACAGTCCGTTTCGAATAGGTGGCCCACGACCGCCCACGTCGCCGGGATGTCGTACGACTCGAGTGTCTCGGCCATCTGTTCCCACCC encodes the following:
- a CDS encoding polysaccharide deacetylase family protein translates to MGAVVISIDAALGWRFHENPAPQRPTERIARSRWGWEQMAETLESYDIPATWAVVGHLFETDCAGAHVGHPSPPGWFAHERGEEPMDEQYRYAPGLLDDLVGSDLDHDIGIHSYSHAAFDDDATEALARAECDRAIEAAEAAGVDVASFVFPHNRVGHREILAEAGFRCYRGARPEATADSPYPAPLRRLARATVVRDPPPLVEPERDEYGLVNVPPSLSLFGSTGPTQRLLAATVGDPTVKRAKLGVDAAAAGEGLCHLWLRPSELTTEADLARFRTVCAHIDSVRAETDLTVETMRSVADRVAVPDATAA
- the aglF gene encoding UTP--glucose-1-phosphate uridylyltransferase AglF translates to MDAVILAAGQGTRLRPLTDDKPKGMVEVDGKPILTHCFDQLIELGADELYVVVGYKKQNIINYYEDEYRGVPITYTHQREQKGLAHALLTVEEHIDDDFMLMLGDNIFQANLPDVVNRQREERADAAFLVEEVPWEEASRYGVCDTNKYGEITEVIEKPEDPPSNLVMTGFYTFTPAIFHACQLVQPSNRDEYEISDAIDLLLHSGRTIDAIRMDGWRNDIGYPEDRDEAEQRLRDEADEAQVEAGEQSNDAEEDVASVPSSE